The Cuculus canorus isolate bCucCan1 unplaced genomic scaffold, bCucCan1.pri scaffold_116_arrow_ctg1, whole genome shotgun sequence nucleotide sequence GGATACTTTCCGGTGGGTCTGTAGTCGCTCATCTGTCTGGATCTGCCTCTGATGTCTCAGTCTCACCATCTTGCACAAGTtgtgtctcttttcctttcctgctgtgctttttaCCTCCCGGTAAGGTGTCCACCCCTCTGtcctcttctgtttctggttGCAATCAGTTGCCAGATTCCTGCACCACCACTATAGCGGCATTGTCCTTGGGCAGGAGCCCCAGGCGTTGACGTGCTCCATCCTGGTTTTGGAGCTGCTGGCTCAGACccactgctgagctgcagtgacACCCAGGAGCGACATCCTGCTGCGGAGCAGCTCGTGCGAGCTTCTCTCCCTCCCGCTGCAGGTCTGTGATCaaagttaatttgttttccagattcAGCCCTCCTGCAAGTCAGTGTTTCATCACACCGCAACCACCACAGGAGAACATAGCCCAGTCGGAAGGCTCAGcatctgcagagagcagctccagggaggaggctgcagaggagccagCCAAaggcctgggagcagcaggagatgctctCCAAAAGCCAGCAGATGCCAACGACTTTGAGTTTATGGTTGCAGAACAGGGAAGGTTTCCTGTGCAGGCAAATCTTATTACAAGTTCCTGAAGCACTTTCAAGCTTGGCCTGTACATCAGGCTTAGCTGTTTCATTTGAGACCAGTGGAGGGCCAGGGGACTTATCTAGGATGGCTTGTTGTAGCAGAGGAACTGTGACCAGTATccattttaaagagattttattttattgtcccATGGGTAGCTGGGAAAACCTTGGACCTACAGTCCCTGTGACTTACCAAAGTCTTATTACCAGGTGGCCAGGACTTTGGTTTCAGAGGCTTGGGTTGAGTTTTTAGAGCAGTGAATGAAGACAAATCcactttatttgtttcttccatcTGCTTAGAAATTTATCCAGGCTGTGGTTTAAGGATTGTCCTTACTTGTCCTTTCAGAACTGAGCTGCCTGAGTACGTCCTGGACTTTGGCCATGTCATTCATGGTAGTATCCACACTCACGTTGTGAAGATCATCAACACGGGGCGGTTTCCTGTGTCCTTCTGCACTGGCAGAAGGGTCCTGCGTAGCACAGGTAATCACTACTGGTGCGATTTCACATGGGCTTGAAGGAGCTGTCTCTGACAGATTAGCTTAAGCCACTGGACATGGGGAGCTTTTTGAGCGCTTGTTTGTCCATCTTTGTCCTTCTTGAGACCCTCTGCTTGGTGCTTTAGAAACAGAGTTCTCCTGGGCAGCGGTGCCCAAAGACCTGGCCTGCCTTCACTGTAGGGCCCAGATGGGGCGACTGCCTTGGTCAGCtctcagcatcttctctttGCTCCAGTGAGCAGCATCTGCATTTCCTTGTGGATTCTCTGGGCTTGTGCTGCAAACAGATGGACCCGTAGTGGTTGGGGAGTGCTTTGTTCCAAGTTGATAATGTCATGGCCCTTGTGTTTAGCCTTTATTGAGAAAACAGCCCGTGAGGTCCTCTGTTGTGCTGAACAAGGCTTCTGAAACAGGCCTCAAGGTGAGGCTGCAGTACAACCAAACCCACTGTGTCTGAAGGGTGGTCAGGTGTCTCCTCTAAGTTGTTTTCGGGGTAGCATACGGCGTGGGGGAAGTTCAGCTGGAAGTTCTCCTTTGGAGAGTTCTCTGCACCCTCCCCTGGGATGACTGATGAAGAAATGACTGAAGCCTCTCAGCTGATAGGTGTCCTTTTTAGCAGGATTCTACCTGTGAAAACCCTTTTCCCTTGTGTTGTGACAGGGAAGAAAGAGTAGTGGGCTGCTCCACGGGTGCAAAGGGGTCCTTCAGAGCTGCCAGCCAGGACGCCCTTGAGCTTAACATGCTTGTGACATGTTGCTATCGATTTGTGTGtctcagctgcttttattttcctctgttcaaGGTTTCCGTGTGGAGCCGGACCACGTGAAGGACCTGCCGTGCTGTGAGACTGAGTCATTCACAGTGCACTTTGACTTAGAAAGTGCCAACCTGCCACTGGGAGAGGTGGACGTGCTCCTGCCCATCAAGGTACCACCTGTTTCCTCACCTCTCTGTGCCCGCACCCCTTCTCAGGGCAGGTGGCAGGTCGGGGACAGCAGTAGGTGTCACCTGGACGCTTTTTCCTTCACTGGGTAGCAGAAGGCCCCACGTATCACGTCCACCTCCATGCCAACGTGACTGTGccatccctctgcctctccaaGGACAGACTGGACTTCTCTGCCGTCCAGTGTGGGCAGTGCCGGGAAGAAACTGTCCAGTTCCACAATCAGCTGCAGGTTCCCTGTAAATGGTTCTTCACCATCAATGAGCCTGTTGAGAAGGTAAAGCACAGACAACATGTAACACATGACTTCTTGGTTGCGTTTTCTATGgctcttttgccttttctggaCAGGTTCGCGCTCTCCTGGGTTGGAAACTGGTTggtggccgggcccagagagtggtggtaaatggagttaattccagctggaggccagttacaagtggggttccccagggctcggtactgggtccagccctgttcaatgtctttatcaatgacctggatgaaggcattgattGCACCCttagcaggtttgcagatgacactaagctgggtggaagtgtggatctgatcaagagtagggaggctccaaagggatctgaacagtctggaccgctgggctgagaccaatggcatgaggtttaacaaggctaaatgccgggtcctgcacttgaggcacaacaaccctgtgcagtgctgcagactgggggaagagtggctggagagctgcacggaagagaaggacctgggggtaatggttgacagacgactgaacatgagccagcagtgtggccaggtggccaagaaggccagcggcatcttggcttgtatcagaaacggtgtgaccagcaggtccagggaggttattctccctctgtactcagcactggtgaaaccacaccttgaatactgtgttcttttctgggcccctcaccacaagaaggatgttgaggctctggagcatttccagagaagagcaacgaagctggtgagggggctggagaacaagtcttacgaggagtggctgagagagctgggggtgtttagacttgagaagaggaggctgaggggagaccttattactctctacaactacctgaaaggaggttgtggagaggagggagctgtcttcttctcccaagtgtcagaggacaggacaagagggaatggcctgaagctccgtcaggggaggttcaggttggatatcagaaaaaaattcttcacagtaagagtcattaggcactggaacaggctgcccagggaggtggtcgagtcgccttccctggaggtgtttaggaacgggtggatgaagtgcttagggacatggtttaggaagtgttaggaatggttggactcgatgatccaatgggtcctttccaaccttgtgattctgtgattctgtgtactTTACTATGCCACTAAGGGATGCAAGGGAGGAGCTGCTTCTGGAGGGCCGTGCTGCCTGTGCCGGGTGGCTGGGGATGTGTGCTGCATCCCTGCCAAGGCACAGGGCTGTGAGCAGCGGGATGGAAGGCGCCTGCCTCCTCCCCAAAGCACAGGGCCATCCTCACACTGGCTGAGCCGTCCGTCCTCTCCACAGGTCGAGGTGCAGATGTGTCCTTCCAGCAGGAGGTCAGTGTGGAGGCCGAGCACAGCCTGAAAGTGAGCCACTCCATCTCCAAACGCAAAGGCAGCCTGCGGCCCATCAGATCCCATGTCCAGGTGAGCACCACAGtaggcaggaggaagaggggaggcCACACATCCCAGTCGCACACAAACAGCATCAAACAGATCCAGCAGGTGAAGCGCGACTGGCACTGCTCAGTGCACAGGACCTTTCTGTTGATtttgagaatcatagaatcttagaatggtttgtgttatAAGGGACTGTTAAAGGTCATCTGATCCaaccctctgcagtgagcagggacatcttcaactcgatcaggctgctcagaaccccatccagcctgaccttgaatgattccagggatgggacatctacctCCTTtctgggcaccctgttccagtgtttcaccaccctcagtatacaaaatgtcttttttgtatCTGGTCTGAATCTCCTGTGTTTATGTTTAAGacattatcccttgtcctgcCCTTGCAGCCCTTATTAGAAGTGAAGGGGCTGCTTACAGTGGAGGCTCCACGTCAGCCTGGTGCAGCCTATGCCCTACAGAGAGCCAAATTAAAAAGATCAAATTAAAAGATCAAATGTGGTTTACCATACAGGATTTAAAGGATGCCTTCTTCTGCCTCGTATTgggtgaagaaagcaaaaaaagtgatttgcctttgaatgggaaaaccctgaaaCTGGTAGAAAAACACAACTAACCTGAACAGCATTGCCTCAGGGTATTAAGAACAGTCCAACTATTTTTGGGAAGCAGCTGTCTTGAgacctggagccctgggacTGGCACCCTGCTGCAGGATGTGGGTGATGTCCTGATAGTTACGCAAACTAAGGAGGACTGTGTGCAACGGACTGTAAGTCTGTTGAGTTCTTGGGACCGAGTGGGTATCGGATCTCCCAGCAGAAGGCCCAGCCTATGCAACGACAAATTACTTTGGATTTGAGATTTCCAGAGGCCAGAGAGAGCTCTGGACAGCCTGGAAGGAAGCTATTTGCTGCTCACCCGTGCCGGGGATGGTAAAGGAGCTCAGAATCTTTCTGGGAATGGCAGGTTGGTGTCATTTATGGATATTTAACTATGAACTCTTAGTGAAACCATTGTATGAACTATTGAAAGAATATCCAATGGGATCATGAAAACTGGCAGACCAGGGAGGCCAGATGGGCACGTAAATAATTAAAGAAGGAATTGATGAAGGTCCTAGCTTCAGGTCTCCCCGACGTTTTCAAATTCTGGTTATTTTCACCACTAATATTGTGAATCCAGCAGCTTTCCTTAGTGGAGTCACTTTGGAACCAGTAATACGTGACTGACTGAAAACAATGGGGACAGTATACTCCAGCCATCAAGATCGAGGAGAAGAACTGCTTATGGATGCAGAAGGTTCCTGGTACACCAATGGAAGCAGCTATGTGAAGCAAGGACATTGCAAGACTGGGTATGCTGTGACCCCATCAGAGAAGTGATAGAGGCCAAAGCATTACCCCCAGGAGCATCAGCCCAGAAAGCTGTAATGATCACCCGCGCTCGAGCATTGGAACGGACTCCTTCCCACCCAAGGAAGACACGTTAAACATCCAGCAGAAATCGTAAGACTGCTGGAAGCTGTAAATCTTCCAGAAGAAGTGACTATCATGCAGTACAAAGGTCACCAGAGAGATAATACTGACCAGGAAATTGGTAACAAATTGGCAGGAAATTTTGAGGCCAGGAAGGCCTCAGGGAAAGGCACAATAAACAACTGCTTTGATTCCAGACGGTAAACTTCAAATCCCTGGTTGTGATTTAAAgttggaaaaatattcaaaggaagagagaaaccTGATTAGCAATATGGCAGGAAGGGAGGTAGATAATGGGTGGTTTTATGTTCCAAATGGACAAATAATAATGCCATCAGGAGTGCTATGGAAATTGGTCTTAGATGAgttacacagaaaacacagaaaaccaaaacaaataaaacaaatccattGGGGCACAGGTGTTCTGTATAAATAATAGGAACACAAATAGATTTCTTTGAACTCCCAATAAAAAGGGGGGCACTGGCATTTGTTACTTATAACAGACACTTTCTCAGGTTGGCCAGAAGCTTTAACTTGCAGGACAAATAAAATGGGAGAAGTCACAAGAGTATTATTGAATTAAATTATACCTCGTTTTGGAGTGCCTGCAGTAATGTCATCAGGTAGAGGTACACATTTGTGCTAAAGCGGTTAGAAGATTAGTGAAATTTTAAGAATTGATTGGCAGTTACATACTCTGTACTGACCACAGGCTAGTGGCCAGGTGGAGAAAATGAATCGTCAGATTGTTGCTGATAAAACAGCAGTTAGCTAAAATTTGTCAAGAAGCCAATTTGTATTGATATCAAGAACTTCCTTTGGCCTTGTTTAGAATTCAACCAACCCAAGGTCCAAGGAAGGCATTAGCCCTCTATAATCAATTGCAGAATACAGGAGAAGATCTCACAGAATTAGGTGAGGATTATTTACAATGATGTTGAATCAGCTAACAAAACCAGATAAACTTGCttgaggaacaaaaaaaagagaacaacaaaaaaaagcaaaactaaaaaatcCAACCTGTATTAGCTGCACAGGCTAGAGGTTTAGATCAACCTGTACACCTTTTTACACCTGAGGATGAGGTTTATGTTAAAGATTTTACAGGAAAACTGCTGGGAGAAAACTGGAATGGACTGTACCAAGTATTGTTAACAGTCTCCGAAGCAATAAAGATTAAAGAACTTGGATTGAGTGAAGAAATCACCTACCAGCCAGTGGACTACAGAACACTTAacactttaagaaaaagattaagGCTAACTGAAGTAAAGTAAACCGTAAAGATGGAAAATTGTGAATATTATTGTTAATGTATCCATTaggagaagcttttttttcccgTAAGTGGGATGCCTCTCAAAACATTGGGGAAGAACTGGCTTGTACAATATGCAATAGTATGGCCTTTTGcttaaatgctgtttcttcagTACAACATATATTTATTCCATGTACTTTGGGAATCCCTGCAAGCATTCAGACCTTTGGAAACTGTACGAGGTTGTCAAAACTTTGTCATATAAAGCTGAATTTACGCTGGCTTCCTGTTAACCATGCGTCGCCGTGCCCATGAACTATAATACTTTAAAGAGATTTGTTGGTAGGTATGCGAGGAGCCTCAATTATACCTCTCGAGCCTTGGAGGCCTTAAATCTTGAAGCGAGACATCTTCAGCATCAGTTTTAGAAAATTGCTGCAATTGATTATCTGTTATTAAGATACCATAAAGGATGCTCTGATTTTGAGGGCATAAGTTGTTCCAATTTGACCGATCAGTCTCAGACTGTAGGAACCTCTATAAGAATTAGCATGGCCTTCTTAGCTCCATACAAGAGCAGGAAGGTGTAGATTTTTCGTGGTTAACTTCTTGGCTCCTAAACCTGTCCTggttgaaataattttttctcagCGTTGTACCATTGGGACTATTAGTTCTGTTAACCCGTATAGTGTTTCAAAGTGCATTCTGGTATTGTCAGTGAACAGCAGAAGATTATgagacatggaaaagaaatcagataaGCCAAGCAGTagaatcaggaaaataatttaagagaGCTTTAAACAATAGGACCTGATGTGAGtcttttgcaaaagaatttgcaaagaCCTTGAAAAAGGAGGGGATTGAAATAGTGATTTGTAAATGGTGGGATGGAATGTCAACTATAgtgtgttaaaaaacaaaattaagaactAAGATAGTGATAACCACCCTTATCTTCTTGTCACCCGGAGTCGTTGAGATTGACCACTCTGATACGGCCACACCTTAACGACTCTGGGTGGGATTGATCTCATCCCCTCTGGATGTGCAGGAATGAAGTGTGCTTgtcatttcaggaaaatatgaatatgaagaCAGTTCTGTGTatataaagttctctgaaatccCTCTTTGGCAGAAGCACTCTGAGTACAAATCCCGAGTCTTCTCCAGCGCTGAGTAAAGTGTACATGCCTTAATGgttaaattaaactattaagtgtaattttctttgtttcacaggTTAAGGGCATCCCTAGGATGTTCCTAGCCTGGTCCAGCCCTGCACTATTACCCATTCCTGCTCTTCCATGTGGGATCTTATGGAGCTGCAATGCACAGTCCAAAAGAGACTTCCGGGCCTTGGTACAGTTGGTAAGTGTGAGAGTCCGGCTActtgtgtttttacaaaatagAAGTTTTAGCATTAAGATGGAGGGCCTTACAGGATTGAACTTGTAACACCCCTGCAAAATCTGATTGCATAAGCTGTTTTTCAGCAAGAAATGGCTGAACAAGTGTTTTGGACAAGAGAAATGTTATCTCCTGGTACCTTTCTGGTACAGTACAAGATATGTTTAGGAATGGAAGAACTTATAAACAACAGATTGGGTAAAgaaatttaatatattaaaagctGCTTAGTAACTGCCTTGTAATAGCTTTCTAATAGACTGTAAATCTGGGGAGAAGGTGGTCTTGCCCTGGAAAGAAATGGTCTATAAACTTCTTTGGCTTTCAACAAAGGTTGAGAACTTCCCTGCTTGCCAGAAGGAGCTGCTCCCGTGACTGTagtcacaaataaataaataagtaaacaatTTTGCTTCACACGTGCCTCAGTTGATCTATTTGATTTGATTCGTGAGTGATCCTCACATAAGGGAGGTGTGGGGAAGATGAACAGATGTCATCTCCTTGGAGAGAGCTATTCCACACTTTGCAGCAGGTGGTCGGGAGCTCCCTGCTGGAGCCGTGTGGGCATTTGCGGCAGTCTGGGAGGCCTGGGCTCTCGGGATGTGTTCgggctctccctgccctcccctgaGCTGGCAGGcactgtgctggagcaggggggCCGCAGGCAGGCACCACTCCTCTGCGGGGACCTGGTGGGTGCTGAGCATCCCTCCGTGTCTGCCACTGCATTGCACAGCACTGCCTCCCTCTCTGTGGCCTCACTGTGCCGGGTGGGTCGGGGCAGGCTGGGAGGCCCCGTTGCCTCCGGAACCAGGGCAGTAGCCCACTGGTGGTGGAGCTGCTTTGTCTGTGTCCGTCGTGTCCCCCGTGTCCCTCGCGGACTGGGAACACAGAGAGCTCAGACTGCTTCAGGAGCGCACAGGTTGCTTGTCACAGGTGTCCGGCTTTGCTGCTTGGctggagggggggaaataaCTCGGGGTTTTACTCCTATGAATCTTATGAATTCTAATCCTATGAATCTTTTACTCCTATGAATCTGCAGCTTTAGCATGGTCTGCTCATGAAACAGGGTGGAGAGGCCTCCTGTTCCCATAGGAACGATGCCAAAGCCTGGAGACGCAGGGGTATCCGATCTGCCATGAATGGGATTCTGGATTTTCAAAGTGCCGTTGTTGCTCTTTGCAGGTGACCGAGTCATGGCCACTGGCAAGATCCGTCAGCCTGTGGGGCATTCCAAAAGGCCTGATGGATTCCAGAGCAGAGTGGCAACATCTCTTAATCGGAAGCTGGTCAGAGCGGCAGAGAAGCCTCTGACTGTCAATACACGCTATGGCCAGGTAAGAGCTGTGTTTGGGCTGTGAAGTCCCTCtgtgtccctcctctgcccaCCTCTCCTGTTgtccagcagcactgggaagctGGACCCCAGCACCCCTCTGGGAGCTCCATATGAGTTGTGTCCTGCTTCCGGGCAAGTCCAGAGTCTTACTGGAATGTGCCACTGGAGCCAAGTTAAACGATTGTCCTGGGTGTTGGGCTGGACTAGCTGGAGCACGAGAGTGTACTTCTTTGCATCCTCTGTGGGTGGGCAGTGCTATCTGCTGTCCTGCTGGCACACTGGCCAGAGCTGCTCCGGCTGTACCAGACCTCCTGGAGCTGGGTGTGTGGtgggctgctccagctctggctGAAGCCGTGGAGATGTGACTGGTCCCAGACAGAAGAGGTTCCAAACTTATCTGTCAGTGGCACTTGaacaagaaaagcctttctggaccaatttctgtagctcttgctgatgttttgtgtttcagcaCACTCCTTCTGCCCTCATGAAGAAGTCTCTCAGCACCGAGCAGAGGCTGGTCACCACTCGGGAGGTGAAGCGGCCCCGAATTACCCAGCTTCGAGACATGAGTGAAGCCTCCCATCACAAGGTAGCCTTTTCCTGCCCTTCTTTTTGCTGTCTGATGTGTACTTTCAAATCGCTGGAGGCAGTGGATTCCTTCTGCtaggggaagaagaaagcataTTTTGCCAGTGAGACATTGAAGTCCTGATCTGCGCTAGGCTGATGTAAATAACCTTCGCTGAAGCTGGTGGATCTTGCTGGAGTCAGCTCCCTTCCCAGTTACCGTGGCTAAAGCACAGTGCTGGGGGAAGGCCGGGGCAGGACACAAGGGCACGACCCTGCCAGTCTCCATCCTCCTGCTGAAACTGTCAAGTGCCCGGAGTCAGGACTCCCTCAGCCGTAGCAGCATTGGCCTCTGGAGGCTGTAGGCCCTGTGGGAATTGCTTAAGATGTAACAAAAGCAATTGCattaatgttttgggttggaacaACATGTGGGACCCGTAGAAGGGTGTTAGGTTTGCAGGCTGTGGGATGCTGCCAGATATATGGGGGAAGCGCcctgggcagagcagaggggatgTGCTTTCTCCTGATCAAGGGTTTCTCAGGTGTAtgtttaaagctgcttttctcacaTGACTGCTCAGTGTCCAAAGGGGTCAATGACTGCGGTGGCCTCTTGAGTGGAAAATGGCCAGCGAGACCTGTAACAAGTGGGTTAAGGATTGCCCTGGACTGCACAGGAGGTTGGGAACACATCAGACAAGCACACAAGTAACTGGCAATGTGCTGCAGCTGTTGGCTTCAGCGTGACCAGGATCTCTGTGGAGGAGCAAGGGATCCATCTGTGCCTTTAGAGTGGGAACAAcgcagctgcaagaggggagacgAAGCAGGGGGAATTTCCTGAATAATGCCTCTGTGGACACTTGTTGttagtttatattttcagaCATGCTTCTGCAGTggtattaaacaaaaaacagcGATCAtagagtaaaaataaagcatccATTTAAAGCTTATGGAAAAGGAGATGCCAAGCCCACTCTTACTCGTAGCTTGGTAGCTTGGCTGCAAAGAGCTGAATCTTACCACTATCCAGCATTCACCCCACCTATCTTTTCCCTAACATGAACGTTACCTCCTGGGTCTGCTGGTTTCTAGGCTGTGTATCAAAACAGATATTGGGGGCCACGTGGGGCTTGGTGCCTCAGTCTCATAGTAAAGATCATCCCGAAGTTGTCTCCCATGGAGCAACTTTCACTCGCTCCGTGAGTGCTTGTGGCTGTTTCAGTAAGTGCTCTGGAGCTGTGTGACCACATCAGTAGAGGGCTCAGCTGGAGGCAGGCGCTGCCTTGCATTTTTGCAAGAGGAGGAAGCCTCTTGCGGAAATGCCTGCCCAGGAGATTCTTAGTTTGAGCCTGCTTAAAGTGGTCCAGAAATTGTTGATCAGCTCAGAACATGGGTGGGTGTGCTCCTGTTTCCCCAGAGTGAGGCAGGCAGATGTGCTCACCATGGGACACTATACTTCACTGAAGACCAGTCTTGGATTCTTATTCATGAATCTTCCTCCCAGCAGCTGAACCACTCACCGCTGTCTGTCTTGTGTCTCCAGTTCTCAGCAGTTGACCTGCAACGGAGCTTGTTCCAGCCTTTCCCATTGGAGGTGGTATTTCAGAGCTATGTCCCCCATAAGGTCTATGAAATGCCTCTGATTCTGAGAAACAACAACAAGGTAAGTGCTGGGACATGAAAGTTTGATCCcagtatcacagaatggttttgcttggaaaagacctttaagatcattgagtccaatcatagatccagccctgctaagtccgACGGTAGACCATGTCCCccatctactcgtcttttaagCCCCTGCAGGGGTGGTGACTtacccacctccctgggcagcatcttccaatgcttgacaaccctttcagtaaagcaaTTCCTCCTGATattcaacctaaacctcccctggtgcatcttgaggccatttccccttgtcctgtcactggctaccgGGGAGGAGACCAACtcccaccttgctacaacctccttttaggtagctgtagagagtgataaggtctccccacagtctccctttctccaggatgaacagccccagctccctcagccactccttgcGAGGCTGGAAAAGGAGAGCAATGCCATTCACatgctgcacagcacagcaagtTATCCACTGCTGCACAGCACATCCGGCATAAAATGTATCACCATTGGTATTTTGAGGATGGTGGAAATCTTGCCATGCTAGGATTCAGTTTCTCCCCTGATTTTGGCTGACTGTTTACGGTATCTAACCCGAAGGAGCTTCTCTGGTCGGCATCCTTCCCCTTGAAAGCCCTGGATTGATGGGGAATGTTGAGGACCGTACTGTTATCTACTCTCATGCCTTACCGGGAGTGGGGAGGAATACCCAGAAAC carries:
- the LOC128850609 gene encoding hydrocephalus-inducing protein homolog isoform X1 gives rise to the protein MALCRVEGGPTYEIALIRDASLINCLLDVTEIDYGLQQPSDVVTLQYKPLSLKNICPLPLSVFLALEEPFLICHADGSPSLQMFRTELPEYVLDFGHVIHGSIHTHVVKIINTGRFPVSFCTGRRVLRSTGFRVEPDHVKDLPCCETESFTVHFDLESANLPLGEVDVLLPIKQKAPRITSTSMPT
- the LOC128850609 gene encoding hydrocephalus-inducing protein homolog isoform X2, producing the protein MALCRVEGGPTYEIALIRDASLINCLLDVTEIDYGLQQPSDVVTLQYKPLSLKNICPLPLSVFLALEEPFLICHADGSPSLQMFRTELPEYVLDFGHVIHGSIHTHVVKIINTGRFPVSFCTGRRVLRSTGFRVEPDHVKDLPCCETESFTVHFDLESANLPLGEVDVLLPIKKAPRITSTSMPT
- the LOC128850607 gene encoding hydrocephalus-inducing protein homolog isoform X3 yields the protein MWDLMELQCTVQKRLPGLGTVGDRVMATGKIRQPVGHSKRPDGFQSRVATSLNRKLVRAAEKPLTVNTRYGQHTPSALMKKSLSTEQRLVTTREVKRPRITQLRDMSEASHHKFSAVDLQRSLFQPFPLEVVFQSYVPHKVYEMPLILRNNNKVPRLVKVMMETSPHFKLVSHNVVWHRVAPGMTSTFRILFTPEENKDYFHQLTCITEREKFIVPIRAIGARAVLDFPDQLHFSVCPVNYSTQKTLLIRNVGNQEARYRISTERHVSNSRSKLY